From the Candidatus Dormiibacterota bacterium genome, one window contains:
- a CDS encoding AAA family ATPase, with amino-acid sequence MPQLLFPQCQIVWARRDLNPTFAQLLDHALASQRTILVVPRLTDDTYSIFATEANVSETDGKIGLLGLRRVRILHTDMQAQPPACDFVPMTDTPLTVTDDLIRRFRSAFGDWLKGHPEASWAESAMTSDDAALMADLACQVLFGSDPQRASLLGIDDVGSRLLHCLDQLQIPQVAGANVPRSDVALPKYSDVGDRDREKAELRDVVQFALQPPEAARRLRLKKGGAILWGPPGTGKSYLAAATAGEFGCRFLTLKGQRGVQASAVEDLLRAAAAEAPVVVLIEGLDLVDADDWIVGLDRASHTDGLALIGTAPALNAIDASLLVPGRFDHPIAVGRLDGMAIRQILEVHLRGRANLEELDLGNAIECSKDRSAAHLERLVNLAAMSAFKAGRGAIAQTDLDAALDSTASRKSTDPSGKTWDDLVLPDATISALHVLQTLIEDPRRGQALGVKAPRGAVLFGPPGTGKTTVAKVLAEQTRCSFFPISVADILDKWVGVAEQRVRRLFQEAREHRPSIVFIDELDALAGRRSDQADGNRFMGILLNQLLTEIDGFEPLEGVFVIGATNRIDMLDPAMIRGGRLSEHIEIGLPDRGGRLRLIQLYTATLPLAEDIDIERLADAIDGLSGGDIESMCQRAARLALGRNADCVEGQDFEAALPPSAPISSPIGFRVSKVR; translated from the coding sequence TTGCCCCAGCTCCTCTTTCCGCAGTGCCAGATCGTGTGGGCCCGCCGCGACCTGAATCCAACCTTCGCGCAACTCCTTGACCATGCCTTGGCGAGCCAGCGGACGATCCTGGTCGTTCCTCGCCTGACTGACGATACGTACTCCATCTTCGCCACAGAGGCGAATGTGTCCGAGACCGACGGCAAGATCGGATTGCTCGGCCTTCGCCGGGTGCGGATTCTGCATACGGACATGCAGGCGCAGCCTCCGGCTTGTGACTTCGTTCCCATGACGGATACGCCCCTTACGGTCACGGATGATCTGATAAGGCGATTCAGGTCGGCCTTCGGCGATTGGCTGAAGGGGCACCCAGAGGCAAGCTGGGCGGAAAGCGCGATGACAAGTGATGACGCAGCGCTAATGGCCGACCTGGCTTGCCAGGTGTTGTTTGGCTCAGACCCACAGCGGGCAAGCTTGTTGGGGATCGACGACGTTGGCAGCCGTTTACTCCACTGCTTAGACCAATTGCAGATCCCTCAGGTCGCTGGAGCCAACGTCCCACGATCCGACGTGGCACTTCCGAAGTATTCCGACGTTGGCGACCGAGATCGTGAGAAAGCCGAGCTACGCGACGTCGTGCAATTTGCGCTTCAACCACCGGAGGCGGCGCGGCGCCTTCGTCTTAAGAAAGGAGGCGCCATTTTGTGGGGGCCGCCTGGGACCGGTAAGAGTTATCTGGCAGCTGCGACCGCCGGCGAATTCGGCTGCCGATTCCTCACGCTCAAGGGTCAGCGCGGTGTCCAGGCTTCCGCGGTTGAGGATCTGCTAAGAGCGGCGGCAGCGGAGGCGCCAGTTGTGGTGTTGATCGAGGGACTCGATCTGGTTGACGCCGATGACTGGATCGTGGGCCTGGATCGGGCAAGCCACACCGATGGATTGGCTCTGATCGGAACTGCGCCCGCCCTGAATGCGATCGACGCCTCGCTGCTGGTACCTGGCCGTTTCGATCACCCGATAGCCGTGGGACGCCTCGACGGAATGGCCATTCGGCAAATTCTTGAGGTCCACCTCCGGGGGCGCGCCAATCTGGAAGAGCTGGACCTCGGCAACGCGATCGAATGCAGCAAGGATCGTTCTGCGGCACATCTTGAGCGCCTCGTCAACCTGGCCGCGATGTCCGCATTCAAGGCAGGACGTGGCGCGATCGCGCAGACCGACCTGGACGCGGCGCTCGACAGTACAGCCAGCCGGAAATCGACCGATCCATCGGGCAAGACGTGGGACGACCTGGTCCTGCCCGATGCGACGATCAGCGCGCTGCACGTCCTTCAGACGCTGATCGAAGATCCGCGCCGAGGCCAGGCGCTCGGCGTTAAGGCGCCGCGCGGCGCGGTCCTGTTCGGCCCACCGGGGACCGGGAAGACGACGGTTGCCAAAGTATTGGCGGAGCAAACGCGATGCAGCTTCTTCCCGATCAGTGTCGCCGACATCCTGGACAAGTGGGTCGGCGTTGCAGAGCAGAGGGTGCGGCGCCTGTTCCAGGAGGCTCGCGAGCACCGACCCTCGATCGTTTTCATCGACGAGCTCGATGCGCTTGCCGGACGACGAAGCGACCAAGCAGATGGCAATCGCTTCATGGGCATCCTTCTCAACCAGCTTCTCACGGAAATCGATGGATTCGAGCCGCTCGAGGGCGTATTTGTGATCGGCGCCACGAACCGGATCGATATGCTCGACCCGGCGATGATCCGGGGCGGACGCCTCAGCGAGCACATCGAAATCGGCCTCCCAGATCGGGGAGGACGCCTCAGACTCATCCAGCTGTATACGGCAACGCTTCCGCTAGCAGAAGACATCGACATCGAACGGTTGGCTGACGCGATCGACGGGCTGTCAGGCGGAGACATTGAATCGATGTGCCAGCGGGCCGCTCGACTCGCGCTCGGGCGAAACGCTGATTGTGTCGAAGGACAGGACTTCGAGGCCGCCCTCCCGCCGTCCGCGCCGATCAGCTCGCCGATCGGTTTCCGCGTCTCGAAAGTGCGTTAA
- a CDS encoding ATP-binding cassette domain-containing protein produces MQDRQPVPLRVRLGEREKVITEAVVIGRESAPPFDCSDPRVSRRHLQLRPESDGWIAEDLRTRNGTYQAGERIGRVRVGAGVVLLLGDASKGIPIELVPVPSGSRIAEATPTLTLARSRVEAIHHAAIDLGPMTISSAISGDVTIGRATDNTVVLADLTVSRHHARLVQAPGRTPELIDLRSHNGTYINGVRIERAPVTDTDVIGIANHSLRLRGNRLEDYARADDVSFEAVNLSVHIGPSQLLDEVSFSVPRHTFLAAVGPSGAGKSTLLSALAGFRPADQGTVHCGGRDLYASYDEFRQRIGYVPQDDILHPQLTVRRALRYGAELRFPSDVSRADRNGRVDEVISELRLSSRARQRIDRLSGGQRKRVSIALELLTRPRLLFLDEPTSGLDPGMEQDLMELLQRLAADGRTVIVVTHSVQSLNLCDRVLFLAPGGKTAYYGPPRDALAYFGRSDFAQVFRDLERGQRDFKEEFRKSPVYDQFVRPALVHSEFSQERRAAVPAQAPPPRQNRWRQFLTLSHRYLAVIASDPANTAILLLQAPILAAIILLAVSPGGFDAANSSALNAGLQAILFLVVSATYLGAGNSIREIVKELPVYTRERMVGISIPAYLASKVIILSVVTAAQAGVLVWLGTLRQGGTGGGALLPNLRLELWLALVATGLAAMALGLLVSALTSRGDKALTLLPLILVPQLVLTLPQLRIDDKPILGPISYVASAQWGHAAAASTIHLNQLIYRRASSFDPSLPAGVNPDRPSAALVDRVAQTTDLALTTRWRHDPRTWITDVGALVGLFLVELVLAGYALKRRDPALLSASARRRR; encoded by the coding sequence ATGCAAGACCGTCAGCCCGTCCCGCTGCGGGTACGCCTGGGCGAACGAGAAAAGGTCATCACTGAGGCGGTTGTGATCGGCCGCGAGAGTGCACCGCCGTTCGACTGCTCTGACCCGCGGGTTTCTCGCCGTCACCTGCAGCTTCGTCCAGAGTCCGATGGATGGATCGCCGAAGATCTACGGACGCGCAACGGCACCTACCAGGCCGGCGAGCGAATCGGCAGGGTTCGCGTGGGCGCCGGAGTCGTCCTTCTCCTGGGCGATGCATCCAAGGGCATACCCATCGAGCTTGTGCCGGTGCCGTCTGGATCCAGGATTGCCGAGGCGACACCGACGCTGACGCTCGCGCGCTCCCGGGTCGAGGCGATTCACCACGCAGCAATTGATCTGGGACCGATGACGATCAGCTCGGCGATATCGGGGGACGTCACGATAGGCCGAGCGACTGACAATACGGTGGTACTCGCTGATCTAACCGTCTCCCGCCACCACGCGCGCCTGGTGCAAGCACCGGGCCGCACCCCTGAGCTGATCGACCTCAGGTCCCACAACGGCACGTACATCAATGGCGTTCGGATCGAACGAGCGCCGGTGACTGACACAGACGTCATCGGAATCGCCAATCATAGCCTCCGGCTGCGCGGAAACCGCCTCGAGGACTATGCGCGAGCCGACGACGTGAGTTTCGAGGCGGTCAACTTGAGCGTCCATATCGGTCCGAGCCAGCTTCTCGACGAGGTTAGTTTCAGTGTCCCACGACACACCTTCCTTGCGGCCGTAGGGCCATCCGGAGCTGGGAAATCAACGCTTCTGAGTGCACTCGCCGGATTCCGGCCGGCCGATCAGGGAACCGTACATTGTGGCGGGCGCGATCTTTATGCGTCCTATGACGAGTTCCGCCAGCGCATCGGCTACGTGCCGCAGGATGACATCCTGCACCCGCAGCTCACGGTTCGACGAGCGCTCCGGTACGGAGCCGAACTGCGTTTTCCGTCCGACGTCTCTCGCGCCGATCGAAATGGACGCGTCGATGAAGTCATCTCCGAGCTCCGCCTTTCCAGTCGAGCGCGGCAACGGATTGACCGACTGTCCGGTGGACAGCGCAAACGGGTTTCGATTGCCCTCGAACTGCTTACCCGTCCGAGGCTGTTGTTCCTGGACGAACCTACATCTGGCCTTGATCCAGGGATGGAGCAGGATCTGATGGAGCTACTCCAGCGGCTGGCCGCGGACGGCCGAACCGTGATCGTGGTGACCCACTCGGTGCAAAGCCTCAACCTTTGTGATCGAGTGCTCTTCCTGGCTCCGGGCGGAAAGACCGCCTATTACGGGCCGCCTAGAGACGCCCTGGCCTACTTCGGCAGGTCGGACTTCGCTCAAGTTTTCCGCGATCTCGAGCGTGGACAGCGTGACTTCAAAGAGGAGTTCCGCAAGAGTCCCGTCTACGACCAATTCGTGCGTCCGGCGCTCGTCCATTCTGAGTTCTCCCAAGAACGCCGCGCGGCAGTTCCAGCCCAGGCCCCGCCGCCCAGGCAGAATCGGTGGCGCCAGTTCTTGACGCTCTCGCACCGCTACCTGGCGGTCATAGCGAGCGACCCCGCGAACACCGCAATCCTCCTGCTACAAGCTCCGATCCTGGCTGCGATCATCCTGCTTGCCGTCAGTCCGGGCGGCTTCGATGCGGCCAACTCCAGCGCCCTCAACGCTGGGCTTCAGGCGATCCTTTTTCTTGTGGTAAGCGCGACCTACCTTGGCGCGGGAAATTCGATCCGCGAGATCGTGAAGGAGTTGCCGGTCTATACGCGCGAGCGAATGGTTGGCATCTCAATTCCCGCCTACCTGGCATCGAAAGTGATCATCCTCTCGGTGGTGACCGCGGCACAAGCCGGCGTTCTTGTCTGGTTGGGAACATTGCGTCAGGGCGGTACCGGCGGCGGCGCGCTCCTCCCTAACCTCCGGCTTGAGCTCTGGCTGGCGCTCGTTGCCACCGGCCTGGCAGCGATGGCGCTCGGTCTACTGGTCTCTGCGTTGACGAGCCGCGGTGACAAGGCTCTTACCCTGCTTCCCCTCATCCTTGTGCCTCAATTGGTGCTCACGCTCCCTCAGCTTCGCATTGACGACAAGCCCATCCTCGGACCGATCAGTTATGTGGCGAGCGCCCAGTGGGGTCATGCCGCGGCGGCCTCGACCATCCACCTCAATCAACTGATTTACCGCCGTGCCTCTTCCTTCGACCCGAGTCTTCCCGCAGGCGTAAATCCGGATCGTCCTTCAGCGGCGCTGGTTGATCGAGTTGCTCAGACTACGGACCTGGCGCTGACCACGCGGTGGCGGCACGACCCCCGGACCTGGATCACCGACGTCGGGGCGCTCGTTGGGCTATTTCTCGTCGAATTAGTGCTCGCCGGATATGCGCTGAAGCGCCGCGATCCTGCCCTGCTCTCGGCGTCGGCGCGTCGCCGGCGTTAA
- a CDS encoding serine/threonine-protein kinase gives MNGADDGRAAADRNLPTTLDNAGRAPDDATVRSDRTVDPWIGRVLKAKYRLERRLGSGGFGTVYAARQLLTDTWHAVKLMHAPLAPQPRMQERFREEARTGMQLNHPRIVRITDFDIEGDACFLVMDLIESRTLAERLQAKPSEVTSNLPTWTRDIAAALDYAHAHSVLHRDLKPNNILVREQDNAALLTDFGISRWVHQAGLTAEGVTLGTSAYMSPEQCRGETRAIDARSDIYAFAALLFEAVAGHPPFGSGPEAIQGHLHREPPRLTELSPALPNAAALDQALGHGLAKSPNQRPASATQLAEEFLKALSGTRLEPAVAVPPARSSSLGLSRAALWATVLRNRIPAAITALALILFIGGGVAIAASRPSSKAAATTTQARASSSAAATSSPSQAPSSKAVTLSALPASALGTWLGSVHLFTQPADRALKVTLRTGNLGDEVGEYTYPTLGLGASVCRGNLMLEAASSGSSQLTPKPVGPLINGAPECLAKRIVITPSTGSLDWKVYEEPGGTFVGQGSLSQGGAQLDLPTAYAGTWQGSVHFFGGGDYALIATIRGGKIGDIVGEYRFPGLESNAACHGILVLDSPNSASASLAPQPQGGLMSGAPGCQAKEIGISPTGGALEWKIYDEAGGNLLGQGSLAKTS, from the coding sequence GTGAACGGCGCAGACGACGGGCGTGCGGCGGCCGACCGAAACCTTCCAACGACGCTCGATAACGCTGGGCGGGCTCCGGACGACGCTACCGTCCGGTCAGACCGCACAGTCGATCCGTGGATCGGACGCGTTCTCAAAGCAAAGTACAGGCTAGAACGCCGGCTTGGGTCTGGCGGCTTCGGGACCGTTTACGCCGCCCGCCAGCTCTTAACCGATACCTGGCACGCGGTCAAGCTGATGCACGCGCCTCTCGCTCCCCAGCCGCGCATGCAGGAGCGCTTCCGTGAAGAGGCGCGAACCGGCATGCAACTCAATCACCCGCGCATTGTCCGGATCACGGACTTTGATATCGAAGGTGATGCCTGCTTCCTCGTCATGGACCTGATCGAGTCCAGGACCCTCGCGGAGCGGTTGCAGGCGAAACCTTCAGAGGTCACTTCCAACCTCCCAACCTGGACACGCGATATCGCGGCCGCTCTCGACTATGCCCATGCTCATAGCGTCCTGCACCGTGATCTGAAGCCGAACAACATCCTCGTTCGGGAGCAAGACAATGCGGCCTTGCTCACTGACTTCGGTATCTCCCGCTGGGTGCATCAGGCCGGCCTGACTGCAGAGGGGGTAACCCTGGGCACATCTGCGTACATGTCCCCGGAGCAGTGCCGCGGCGAGACGCGGGCCATCGACGCGCGCTCGGACATCTATGCCTTCGCGGCTCTGCTGTTCGAGGCGGTCGCCGGACATCCGCCCTTTGGATCGGGACCTGAGGCGATACAGGGTCACCTCCACCGTGAGCCTCCGCGGTTGACGGAGCTCAGCCCGGCGCTGCCCAACGCCGCAGCTCTGGACCAGGCGCTCGGACACGGTCTTGCCAAGTCACCGAATCAACGTCCGGCCTCGGCGACTCAGCTCGCCGAGGAGTTCCTCAAAGCCCTCTCGGGTACACGATTAGAGCCTGCGGTCGCGGTACCACCGGCTCGCAGCAGCAGCCTCGGTTTGTCGAGGGCGGCGCTCTGGGCTACCGTATTGCGGAACCGGATCCCAGCGGCAATTACCGCGCTGGCACTCATTCTCTTTATTGGCGGTGGGGTCGCGATCGCCGCTTCGCGGCCGTCCAGCAAGGCAGCTGCCACGACCACCCAGGCACGCGCCAGCTCGAGCGCTGCCGCGACGTCATCGCCAAGCCAGGCTCCCTCGAGCAAAGCGGTCACACTCTCAGCACTACCCGCGAGCGCACTCGGAACGTGGCTTGGAAGCGTGCACTTGTTCACCCAACCTGCTGACCGTGCATTGAAAGTGACGCTCCGAACTGGAAACCTTGGCGACGAAGTCGGCGAGTACACCTACCCGACTTTGGGACTGGGTGCGAGTGTGTGCCGAGGAAACCTCATGCTCGAAGCAGCCTCCAGTGGCTCATCGCAGTTGACTCCGAAGCCAGTCGGTCCACTGATAAATGGGGCGCCTGAGTGCCTAGCGAAGCGGATTGTGATCACCCCGTCTACGGGATCCCTTGACTGGAAGGTGTACGAGGAACCGGGAGGGACCTTTGTTGGTCAGGGTTCCCTATCACAAGGAGGGGCGCAACTTGATTTGCCGACCGCGTACGCCGGTACCTGGCAAGGATCAGTACATTTCTTTGGCGGAGGCGACTATGCGCTGATAGCAACGATCCGCGGCGGAAAGATCGGCGACATCGTCGGCGAATACAGGTTCCCTGGCCTGGAGTCCAATGCGGCATGCCATGGCATCCTGGTCCTCGACAGCCCGAACAGTGCCTCCGCTTCACTGGCACCCCAGCCTCAGGGGGGCCTGATGAGCGGAGCACCCGGGTGCCAGGCGAAGGAAATTGGTATCTCGCCGACCGGCGGAGCATTGGAGTGGAAGATCTACGACGAGGCCGGCGGAAATCTGCTGGGACAGGGATCGCTCGCCAAGACCTCCTGA
- a CDS encoding BTAD domain-containing putative transcriptional regulator, giving the protein MLAILLLNANKVIASERLIKLIWGEDPPDTASNVLQVYVSQLRKLVEPLTRTAPYRRLVSQAPGYVLRVDADQLDLDRFDLLVQQGQQTIARDPEVAARKLRQALELWRGPAFEDVGDSPFAVAERARFNEKRMAALESRVDAELALGRHRDLVGELQALVAEHPLRERLCGQLMLAFYRSGRQAEASNVYYGTRRRLIDELGMEPSVALQGLLKDILTQAPRAGWVTSEPGAAGTASTVVGPCPVLKFSTIEIPITLPKCLLGRRSRDGGGRPDVDLSGLDPQRSVSRRHAELIYRDDTIHVQDLGSANGTTVNGRRLAPNESCSLRSGDSLTFGSTSAVFSLPDGFVWRDWLEATIIQEVQA; this is encoded by the coding sequence TTGCTCGCCATCCTCCTGCTCAATGCCAACAAAGTTATAGCCAGCGAGCGGCTGATCAAGTTGATTTGGGGGGAAGACCCGCCCGACACCGCAAGTAACGTCCTGCAGGTTTATGTCTCCCAGCTGCGAAAGCTGGTGGAACCCTTGACCCGGACCGCTCCCTACCGTCGATTGGTGAGCCAGGCGCCCGGGTACGTCCTTCGGGTCGATGCTGACCAACTCGATCTAGATCGGTTTGACCTGCTCGTTCAGCAGGGTCAACAGACCATTGCCCGCGACCCCGAGGTTGCGGCTCGCAAACTCCGGCAAGCCCTAGAGCTTTGGCGCGGTCCGGCATTCGAGGATGTCGGCGACAGCCCATTCGCTGTTGCCGAACGAGCCCGGTTCAATGAAAAGCGAATGGCGGCGCTCGAGTCGCGAGTCGACGCCGAGCTCGCGCTTGGACGTCATCGCGATCTGGTGGGCGAATTGCAAGCGCTGGTCGCCGAGCATCCTCTCCGCGAGCGCCTCTGCGGCCAACTCATGTTGGCGTTCTACCGCTCCGGCCGCCAAGCAGAGGCTTCGAATGTCTACTACGGGACGCGGCGGCGGCTGATCGACGAGCTTGGCATGGAGCCGAGCGTCGCTCTCCAAGGCTTGCTCAAGGACATCCTGACTCAGGCCCCGCGGGCAGGCTGGGTAACCTCCGAACCAGGCGCGGCGGGCACCGCCTCGACGGTGGTGGGCCCCTGCCCGGTCTTAAAGTTCTCCACCATCGAAATCCCGATCACACTGCCAAAGTGCCTGCTTGGTCGCCGCTCGCGGGACGGCGGTGGTCGACCCGACGTCGACCTTAGTGGCCTCGACCCTCAGCGATCGGTCTCGAGGAGGCACGCCGAGCTCATATACCGGGATGACACCATCCATGTCCAGGACCTTGGATCAGCCAACGGGACAACGGTTAACGGACGTCGCCTCGCGCCGAACGAATCCTGTTCATTGCGCTCCGGTGACAGCCTGACCTTTGGCAGCACGTCCGCGGTGTTTTCGCTACCAGACGGCTTCGTGTGGCGAGACTGGCTCGAAGCCACGATCATCCAGGAAGTCCAGGCGTGA